The Nitrospirota bacterium nucleotide sequence GCGCCAGGACCTCCTGGGCATGCTGCTGCTCCCCCTGGCGGCCATGGCCCTCTACTCGGTCTTCATCAATATTCTGCTGATGATGTTCAATCTGATCCCGATCCCGCCGTTGGACGGCGGGCGGGTGCTGACCAGCCTCCTGCCGGCCAGGCCGGCCATCGCCCTGACCCGGCTGGAGCCCTACGGCATGCTGATCATCGTGGGGCTGATCGTCCTGGACCCGCAGATCCACGTGATCCGGACGATCACCGGCACGATGGTCCACCTCATGGCCGGCACGATCCTGACCGCGGTCCTTCAATAGGAGCAAGCGCATGACACCACAGGCACGGAAGCGAGTCCTGAGCGGGATGCAGCCGAGCGGGCTCCTGCACCTGGGGAACCTGCTGGGCGCGCTGGAGAACTGGAAGGCGCTGCAGGAGCAGTACGAGTGCTTCTTCTTCGTCGCGGACTGGCACGCCCTCTCCACCAACTACGCCGACACGAGCCGCATCCGGGAATTCTCCCGGGAGGTCTTGATCGACTGGCTCGCCGCCGGCATCGACCCGCGGCGCTCGACCGTCTTCGTCCAGTCGCACGTGCCCGAGCACGCGATCCTGCACCTGCTCCTCTCGATGATCGTGCCGATCCCCTGGCTGGAGCGGAACCCGACCTACAAGGAGAAGCAGGAGGAGATCAAGGAGCGCGACCTCTCCACCTACGGGTTCCTCGGCTACCCGGTGCTCCAGTCGGCCGACATTCTCCTCTACAAGCCGGACTTCGTGCCGGTCGGGAAGGACCAGCTCCCGCACCTGGAGCTCACGCGCGAGATCGCCCGGCGCTTCAACAAGCTCTACAAGCCGGTCTTCCCGGAACCGATGGAGCACCTGACCAGGTTCCCCAGGGTCGTCGGCACCGACGGGCGCAAGATGAGCAAGAGCTACGGGAACACGATCAACCTCTCCGACTCCGAGACCGTCGTGCGGCAGAAGCTCAAGACGATGGTGACGGACCCGGCGCGGGTGAAGCGGACCGATCCCGGCAACCCGGACATCTGCCCGGTGTACGATTTCCACAAGATCTACTCCCAGCAGCCGGTGCTCGACCGGGTCAACCGCGAGTGCCGGACGGCTGCGATCGGCTGCATCGAATGCAAGAAGCTCGTCGCCGACGTGATGGTGGAGAAGCTCGCGCCGATCTGGGAGGGCCGCGCCAAGCTGACCGCCAAGCCCAGCCAGGTCGAGGAGATCGTCCAGGAAGGTAGCACGCGCGCCGCCAAGGTCGCCCGCCAGACGCTGGAAGAAGTGAAGGAAGCGATGAAGATTTGAGGGGCAGTCTGGCGAAGGGCGGGCAAAATCAGGCCATGGGAGCTTCGATGGGGATCAGCCGCTTGTGGATTGGGTCAACGCCGAGGCCAAGGCTTTCGAGAGTGGTGGCGCCCAAGAGCACGAGCGAGTTAGGCTTGCTGCAGAGCACCATGGCCGCGGTTTCCACTCCGTTGATCGCGATATCGGCCTTCGCCACCGGCACGGCATCCTTGGTGCCGTCCGCATAATGCACCGCCCTCGTCCCCGATGGAGCCAGGCCGATCCGACCCAGCAGATCGGCGGGAACCCGCGTGAACAGCGCACCGGTATCAACCAGTCCTTCGAGTTCCAATTGCTGCTCGGAACGGAGCGGGTGCCTGAGAACGAATTTGATCGAAAAGGTGCCCATAGCACTGACGATTGTATTCTCCTGCTCCTGCCCTTGCCCTGTCAAAAGCCGCGTCGGATCGGATAGCGGTCGTTAGGAGCCATATTAACAGGCGTGCTTTTCCTATGGGCCTATTGGCTGGAGGGAAAAGATGACACCCTTTGACTGGAACTTACTAGTCCTGCTCATCATCGCCACCATTGGCGCAGGGATCACCTATTGGCGGACCCACCGCCGCAAGCCGTAATTCGCGGGCCGCTCTCGTGACCGCTGCGTCCAAGATGCTGAACCTGCGTTCGGCCATCCTCACACTTCCCATCCTGCTCAGCCTGAGCCTGCCTCTACCCGCCCACGCCGACACCAAAGTCCTGACCGCCGAAGGCACCTATACGATGGGCGAGGGGGAGACCATGACCTTCGCCGAATCCATGGCCTTGCAGAAGGCCAAACAGGTGGCGT carries:
- the trpS gene encoding tryptophan--tRNA ligase codes for the protein MTPQARKRVLSGMQPSGLLHLGNLLGALENWKALQEQYECFFFVADWHALSTNYADTSRIREFSREVLIDWLAAGIDPRRSTVFVQSHVPEHAILHLLLSMIVPIPWLERNPTYKEKQEEIKERDLSTYGFLGYPVLQSADILLYKPDFVPVGKDQLPHLELTREIARRFNKLYKPVFPEPMEHLTRFPRVVGTDGRKMSKSYGNTINLSDSETVVRQKLKTMVTDPARVKRTDPGNPDICPVYDFHKIYSQQPVLDRVNRECRTAAIGCIECKKLVADVMVEKLAPIWEGRAKLTAKPSQVEEIVQEGSTRAAKVARQTLEEVKEAMKI
- a CDS encoding retroviral-like aspartic protease family protein; this encodes MGTFSIKFVLRHPLRSEQQLELEGLVDTGALFTRVPADLLGRIGLAPSGTRAVHYADGTKDAVPVAKADIAINGVETAAMVLCSKPNSLVLLGATTLESLGLGVDPIHKRLIPIEAPMA